A part of Pseudobacteroides sp. genomic DNA contains:
- a CDS encoding SEC-C metal-binding domain-containing protein, protein MGLLIGKNDLCPCGSGIKYKKCCDGELEYLGTENYEGKQIIYNKIKIDSCRKKVMDLREKLLDSETKKPLSTSMEEGLALLRDSYLIFDDGASEFKKYSPCDKGCWHCCCSIVETAIIEAENIRSYILENFNESRKEQLSKKINDVSRFQPSPIQMSNEQVKMNYLKQSIPCPFLDDNYSCSIYPVRPITCRKHMVFSAKNLCVSGGRVCMYESSIINDTMINIVQISGNVYRDIFLKGGRVPVAKPLPSWFADGFSDLKISV, encoded by the coding sequence ATGGGATTACTTATCGGAAAAAATGATCTATGCCCATGCGGCAGCGGCATTAAGTATAAGAAATGCTGTGATGGTGAGTTGGAGTACCTTGGGACAGAGAACTACGAAGGTAAACAGATAATTTACAATAAAATTAAGATTGACTCCTGTAGAAAAAAGGTAATGGATTTACGGGAAAAACTTTTGGACAGTGAAACAAAAAAGCCTTTAAGCACTAGTATGGAAGAAGGGTTGGCTCTGTTAAGGGATTCATATTTGATTTTTGATGATGGAGCTAGCGAATTTAAAAAATATAGTCCGTGTGACAAAGGGTGCTGGCACTGCTGTTGTTCGATTGTTGAAACAGCCATTATTGAAGCTGAGAACATAAGAAGTTATATACTGGAAAACTTTAATGAAAGCAGGAAAGAGCAATTATCAAAAAAGATTAATGATGTTTCGAGGTTTCAGCCAAGTCCTATCCAAATGTCAAATGAGCAGGTAAAAATGAATTATTTAAAGCAATCAATACCTTGCCCTTTCTTAGATGATAATTATTCATGTTCGATATATCCTGTAAGACCTATTACATGCAGAAAACATATGGTGTTTTCTGCTAAGAATTTGTGTGTTAGCGGCGGCAGGGTATGTATGTATGAGAGCAGCATAATAAATGATACAATGATAAATATTGTTCAAATATCCGGTAATGTATATCGTGATATATTCTTGAAAGGCGGGAGGGTGCCTGTAGCAAAACCTCTTCCATCCTGGTTTGCCGATGGTTTTTCAGACTTGAAAATATCTGTATAA
- a CDS encoding cellulase family glycosylhydrolase, with the protein MFLSKRKLSVFLMLTILISMIFSMSFNNSYAASTPYGQLKVVGSQLCNQSGQPVVLKGMSSHGLQWYGNFMNTSSIKTLKDSWGATVVRAAMYTAENGYISNPAAMKSKVKEIVQAAIDLGIYVIIDWHILSDGDPNTYKTQAKEFFKEMATTYGSYPNVIYEICNEPNGNASWTGQIKPYAQEVIPVIRAADPDGIVIVGTSNWSQDVDIAANSPLSYSNVMYACHFYAGTHGQFLRDKITYAMNKGIAVFVTEWGTSDASGNGGPYLTEAKTWLDFFASKKISWCNWSLCDKNESSAALAAGASTLGGWTDANLTASGKFVKLNMSGGIIPSTIAPTPTPTLRPTATPTLRPSTTATPTLRPSSSVRPTATPTSTPAATPTNSSPSVTYTIQNSWGSGATINITVKNNSSSAINNWSLKFAFTGNQKITNSWNAISTQSGTAVTITGSGHTSNIPANGSVNFGFNISYSGTNSKPGSFTLNGIPCTIQ; encoded by the coding sequence ATGTTTTTATCAAAGAGAAAATTATCTGTGTTTCTGATGTTAACTATTTTAATATCAATGATTTTCAGCATGTCTTTCAACAACTCTTATGCCGCAAGTACACCTTATGGCCAGCTGAAAGTGGTTGGGTCCCAGCTTTGCAACCAAAGCGGACAACCCGTTGTGCTAAAGGGAATGAGCTCACATGGTCTTCAATGGTATGGAAACTTTATGAATACAAGCAGCATTAAAACTTTAAAGGATAGCTGGGGAGCAACGGTAGTTCGTGCTGCTATGTATACTGCCGAAAACGGTTATATAAGTAATCCGGCTGCTATGAAGTCCAAGGTTAAGGAAATTGTGCAGGCTGCTATAGATTTAGGAATCTATGTCATAATTGACTGGCATATACTGTCCGATGGAGATCCTAATACATATAAAACCCAGGCAAAAGAGTTTTTCAAGGAAATGGCTACTACCTATGGAAGCTATCCCAATGTAATATATGAAATATGTAATGAACCCAATGGTAATGCGTCTTGGACGGGTCAAATCAAGCCATATGCACAGGAGGTTATTCCTGTTATAAGGGCAGCAGACCCCGACGGAATAGTAATAGTGGGAACAAGCAACTGGAGTCAGGATGTTGACATTGCAGCCAACAGCCCGCTTTCATACAGTAATGTAATGTATGCATGTCATTTTTATGCAGGTACTCACGGCCAATTTCTAAGAGATAAAATAACATACGCAATGAATAAGGGTATAGCTGTTTTTGTTACTGAATGGGGTACAAGTGATGCTTCTGGTAATGGCGGACCATACTTGACAGAAGCAAAAACATGGCTTGACTTCTTTGCAAGCAAAAAGATAAGCTGGTGCAACTGGTCACTTTGTGATAAAAATGAATCGTCAGCTGCATTAGCTGCCGGTGCCAGTACTCTTGGCGGGTGGACCGACGCAAACCTTACTGCTTCAGGAAAGTTTGTTAAATTAAATATGAGCGGCGGAATCATTCCAAGTACAATCGCACCTACTCCGACACCTACATTAAGGCCAACAGCAACTCCTACACTACGGCCCTCGACTACAGCGACTCCTACATTAAGGCCATCTTCTTCAGTGAGACCTACAGCAACTCCTACAAGTACACCTGCTGCAACTCCCACTAACAGCTCACCGTCAGTAACATATACAATCCAGAATAGCTGGGGCAGCGGAGCAACGATAAATATTACAGTTAAAAACAACAGTTCATCTGCTATCAATAACTGGAGCTTAAAATTTGCATTTACAGGTAATCAAAAAATCACAAACAGCTGGAACGCTATCAGCACTCAAAGCGGAACAGCTGTTACAATAACCGGTTCAGGACATACTTCAAACATCCCTGCAAACGGTAGCGTGAATTTCGGGTTCAATATCTCTTATTCCGGCACCAACAGCAAACCTGGAAGTTTTACCCTCAATGGAATACCCTGTACAATTCAGTAA
- a CDS encoding dockerin type I domain-containing protein, with protein sequence MSVSKIKKVVTIIVSAAVLLGGILLPTGSAEAAMAKGDLNNDGVINMADVILLAKAFNSVIGEPKYISSYDLNNDSAINMTDVIFIASKFNSIVSPTVIGNPTPTPTMAVPTNTINRPWDWDGIIGTGQSLSVGTNPISTKTQPYNNLMLSLGTSNKAQPFNPNDQQLKMVPLIEPLRALQTGYPAPYPGNLWGETPHSTMANQITSMVKSTGGTDYITAHTVVGESGQGMVALKKGAVESGNIGRAYAASMFEVQAINRLAKVVGKTYGVGAVTLIHGETDCGNTNYKNEIYKLWSDYNQDIKAITGQTQNVTMFVVQQHGYPKEVGSTSVGTLAQWKVGVDYPGNIVCIGPNYQRPYITDGTHLPVNGYQQVGEKFAQVYYEKVVLGKDWKPLQPTSAAMSGKVITVDFHVPMGPLVWDTTLPAPNQSVTEWKNGKGFEVTASGTKVTISSVEISGNSVKITCASDLPASGVKVSYAYTAVRTARSNGTIRWGLLRDSDPFKGDVTKVAQPNFCVAFEMDVR encoded by the coding sequence ATGAGTGTATCCAAAATCAAAAAAGTTGTTACTATTATCGTAAGTGCGGCGGTACTATTAGGTGGTATATTGCTGCCGACAGGAAGCGCAGAGGCAGCAATGGCAAAGGGTGATTTGAACAATGACGGCGTTATAAATATGGCAGATGTAATACTTTTGGCAAAAGCATTTAATTCGGTAATCGGTGAACCTAAGTATATTTCATCTTATGATTTAAACAATGACAGTGCTATAAATATGACTGATGTAATTTTTATTGCATCCAAATTTAATTCAATTGTAAGCCCTACTGTGATTGGCAATCCCACACCTACACCTACAATGGCTGTTCCGACAAACACTATAAATAGACCTTGGGATTGGGATGGGATTATTGGCACAGGACAGAGTCTTTCTGTCGGAACCAATCCCATTTCCACAAAAACACAGCCCTACAACAATCTAATGTTGTCCCTGGGTACTAGTAATAAAGCACAGCCATTTAATCCTAATGACCAACAGCTAAAAATGGTACCCCTTATAGAACCGTTACGTGCTCTTCAAACAGGCTATCCAGCTCCGTATCCTGGCAACCTTTGGGGAGAAACGCCTCATTCAACCATGGCTAATCAGATAACCTCTATGGTTAAATCAACCGGAGGTACTGACTATATCACAGCCCACACAGTTGTAGGAGAGTCCGGCCAAGGGATGGTTGCACTTAAAAAAGGTGCAGTAGAATCAGGTAATATCGGCCGTGCCTATGCTGCGTCAATGTTTGAAGTTCAAGCTATCAACCGTTTAGCTAAAGTAGTAGGAAAGACTTACGGTGTTGGAGCAGTTACCCTTATACATGGTGAAACGGATTGCGGAAATACAAACTATAAAAACGAGATATATAAACTGTGGTCCGATTACAATCAGGATATAAAGGCTATAACAGGGCAAACTCAAAACGTAACTATGTTTGTTGTTCAGCAGCATGGATATCCGAAGGAAGTGGGGTCAACATCAGTGGGAACACTGGCACAATGGAAAGTGGGAGTAGACTATCCGGGAAATATTGTGTGCATCGGGCCTAATTATCAGAGGCCTTATATAACGGATGGTACTCATTTGCCTGTAAACGGTTATCAGCAGGTAGGGGAGAAATTTGCACAGGTTTATTATGAAAAAGTAGTTTTAGGAAAGGATTGGAAGCCTCTTCAGCCAACAAGTGCCGCAATGAGCGGTAAAGTAATAACTGTAGATTTTCATGTTCCGATGGGCCCTCTTGTATGGGACACTACACTTCCGGCTCCAAACCAAAGCGTGACGGAGTGGAAAAACGGAAAGGGTTTTGAAGTTACTGCTTCCGGTACAAAAGTTACAATAAGTTCTGTTGAAATTTCCGGAAATTCGGTAAAAATAACTTGTGCAAGTGATCTTCCGGCCTCAGGTGTAAAAGTTTCTTATGCGTATACGGCAGTAAGGACAGCAAGATCAAATGGAACAATACGCTGGGGACTTTTGCGTGATTCAGATCCATTTAAAGGAGATGTAACTAAAGTTGCTCAACCAAACTTCTGTGTTGCGTTTGAAATGGATGTACGGTAA
- a CDS encoding HD-GYP domain-containing protein, whose protein sequence is MDDLEKRLRQLEEENRVFRMILDAIPINLFVKDVNCKYQVTSRFCDMINGVERGGLIGKSDFDLQNSKEIAQSFYDDDQRIMNTKQGSRMISPTLCGETVKYYDIYKEPLINENGNVEGILGLVIAPAEMDMDEKNAELDEMVENYYGSKCLMFDYDIKTGNAIILKKLDDFEMDFGTHECFEEYLINSGRIKEESKDAISKMFKKIVNDETEAVLLLDLMDNRGNWHPSVLNLTRIRNSKLNQNRAIGVLSYLNSGEEKTEELMITINAMKRRMYQIMAEKYDAVLYISRKNRMYFCIGNILGKIGQQGSIDDLKSFVEQYVHEDDGQIYLEALTSKSEVSRDGHHLSFEMRIGNEQDKYRWYEANVYFVEGTDGLSEDIVLTFYDMDEIVRIKKQQEARNTNNRLIEVLSSVVESRDVESGNHIQRIKGMTKVLLTSIMENYPEYGLSQEQIEIMSSAATMHDIGKIAIPDNILLKPGRLTVEEFEVMKEHTIRGCKIINSASVIQDEEYYKYCYDICRHHHERYDGKGYPDGLKGDDISIVAQVVSVVDVYDALISRRCYKEAYEEGKVFDMILNGECGVFNPKLIECLLKVRTQLRKLYWE, encoded by the coding sequence GTGGACGATTTGGAAAAAAGGTTAAGACAACTAGAGGAAGAGAACAGGGTATTTCGAATGATACTTGATGCTATACCTATCAACCTGTTTGTTAAGGATGTAAACTGTAAGTATCAGGTTACAAGCAGGTTTTGTGATATGATTAATGGAGTTGAGCGAGGCGGTCTTATAGGCAAATCTGATTTTGATCTCCAAAACTCAAAAGAGATAGCACAGAGCTTTTATGATGATGATCAGAGAATTATGAATACAAAGCAGGGAAGCAGAATGATTTCACCTACATTATGCGGAGAAACGGTGAAATACTATGATATCTATAAAGAACCGTTAATTAATGAGAATGGCAATGTAGAAGGAATTCTCGGGCTGGTTATTGCACCCGCTGAGATGGATATGGATGAAAAAAATGCTGAACTCGACGAGATGGTAGAAAACTATTACGGATCTAAATGTCTTATGTTTGATTATGATATTAAGACTGGAAATGCTATTATATTAAAAAAATTAGATGATTTTGAAATGGACTTCGGAACCCATGAATGCTTTGAAGAGTATCTCATAAATAGCGGAAGGATAAAAGAGGAGTCAAAAGATGCTATTTCAAAAATGTTTAAAAAGATTGTGAATGATGAAACAGAAGCGGTACTTCTACTTGATCTAATGGACAACAGGGGAAATTGGCACCCATCGGTTCTGAACCTGACAAGGATTAGAAACAGTAAGTTGAATCAAAACCGTGCCATTGGGGTTCTATCTTATTTAAACAGCGGGGAAGAAAAAACAGAAGAGTTGATGATTACAATTAATGCAATGAAGAGAAGAATGTACCAAATAATGGCGGAAAAATACGATGCTGTACTTTACATAAGCAGAAAAAACAGAATGTATTTCTGTATAGGAAATATTTTAGGAAAAATAGGACAGCAAGGCAGCATAGATGACTTAAAAAGTTTTGTGGAACAATATGTTCATGAAGACGACGGACAGATTTATCTGGAAGCGTTGACTTCAAAAAGTGAAGTGAGCCGGGATGGTCATCACCTGTCATTTGAAATGAGGATTGGAAATGAACAGGACAAGTACAGATGGTATGAGGCAAATGTATATTTTGTTGAAGGCACCGACGGACTGAGTGAGGATATTGTACTTACCTTTTATGATATGGATGAAATTGTTAGGATAAAGAAGCAGCAGGAGGCACGCAATACTAATAATCGGTTGATAGAAGTATTGAGCTCAGTTGTAGAGTCTAGAGACGTGGAATCCGGAAACCATATCCAAAGGATTAAGGGCATGACTAAAGTTCTTTTGACATCCATAATGGAAAACTATCCTGAGTACGGTTTGAGTCAAGAACAAATAGAAATAATGTCTTCAGCGGCAACAATGCATGATATTGGTAAGATAGCAATACCCGACAATATTTTATTAAAGCCGGGCAGGCTAACCGTAGAGGAATTTGAGGTTATGAAGGAGCATACTATAAGAGGCTGCAAAATTATAAATAGTGCATCGGTAATTCAGGATGAAGAATACTATAAATATTGCTATGATATATGCAGGCACCATCACGAGAGGTATGACGGGAAAGGATATCCGGATGGTCTTAAGGGTGATGACATCTCTATTGTAGCCCAGGTTGTTTCTGTTGTAGATGTATATGATGCACTTATCAGCAGACGCTGCTATAAAGAAGCATATGAAGAAGGCAAGGTGTTTGATATGATTCTCAATGGTGAGTGCGGTGTGTTTAACCCCAAATTGATTGAATGTCTTCTAAAGGTTCGAACCCAATTAAGAAAACTATATTGGGAATAG
- a CDS encoding substrate-binding domain-containing protein has protein sequence MSKQLNIGVVTKYSGNFYHGALVHAINKSLIKLGAKMFVINTFMVYRFLQNQENDSFYSKLALNHIDGWLILSEGASIRFAEMLCKTGKPVITVGCKFEGVNCTSILEDSRHCAESVVQHLLDHGHKKIVYIGCNDVHDMRERFEGYKTALCKNSVPYDPDLCVMADLSDVNLNPLGKSAIKQLLGEKRQFTAVFAANDLIALGAIDTLKEAGIRVPEDVAVIGYDDTIYAKSDNLSLSSVRQDLNGIGTAAAEAIIRSLKEKSISCETILVSSNIIRRNSCGCKESSNNEDEIYTSDARFKNTVINYLQKEIGKSYGTASDLLITNISEIKKVIPKIANNYSIQCIGFWNEKKELYVDEIIDEKNKSVLNLDRPCPIENFPPEEFMKYVLDADIEDIVWLIPVSTTSRDWCIIAYIGPYNKANLILMYDSSVVLFNLIGILLDHDVANQKLKNTLETLQQTQEQLIQSEKMVSLGSLVAGVAHEINTPIGVSVTAASYIKDSSYKFMKLTESGKLTRSQLEKFVATNTETADILLLNLSKASYLVNSFKQVAVDQSCEEKRSFNVKDYVNEVLLSLTPNLKKTKIAIDIDCPDDLEIYNYPGGLSQILTNLVVNSVMHAFDEDKKGIISIRIYKFENVMNFIYSDNGHGIEKDNISKIFDPFYTTKRGSGGTGLGLNIVYNIVTQQYGGSIRCESVSGIGTTFTIKIPL, from the coding sequence ATGTCTAAGCAATTGAATATAGGTGTAGTAACAAAGTATTCAGGAAACTTTTACCATGGTGCATTGGTTCATGCTATAAACAAATCACTCATAAAGTTGGGTGCAAAGATGTTTGTTATCAATACTTTTATGGTTTATAGGTTCCTGCAAAATCAGGAAAATGATTCTTTTTACAGCAAGTTGGCTTTAAACCATATCGACGGATGGCTTATACTTTCAGAAGGTGCCAGCATCCGGTTCGCAGAAATGCTTTGCAAAACCGGTAAACCGGTAATAACAGTTGGATGCAAGTTTGAAGGGGTTAATTGCACGTCCATTTTAGAAGACAGCAGGCACTGTGCTGAATCTGTGGTCCAACATTTATTGGACCACGGACACAAAAAAATTGTTTATATAGGCTGCAATGATGTACATGATATGCGTGAAAGGTTTGAGGGATATAAGACTGCTCTTTGCAAAAATTCGGTGCCCTATGATCCCGATTTATGTGTCATGGCTGATTTGAGTGATGTTAATCTAAATCCATTAGGGAAAAGTGCTATAAAACAGCTCCTTGGAGAAAAACGCCAATTTACTGCTGTTTTTGCTGCCAATGATCTTATAGCCTTAGGAGCGATAGATACTTTGAAGGAAGCTGGTATAAGGGTGCCGGAAGATGTGGCTGTCATAGGATATGACGATACCATATATGCAAAAAGCGATAATCTTAGTCTTTCAAGTGTACGGCAAGACTTGAACGGGATTGGAACTGCAGCTGCGGAGGCTATAATTAGATCATTGAAAGAGAAAAGCATATCTTGTGAAACTATTCTCGTTAGCTCAAATATTATAAGAAGAAACTCATGCGGATGCAAGGAAAGCTCCAATAATGAGGATGAAATCTATACTTCTGATGCCAGATTTAAAAATACGGTTATAAATTACCTCCAAAAGGAAATAGGTAAGAGTTATGGTACGGCATCGGATTTGCTTATAACAAATATTAGTGAAATAAAGAAAGTAATACCTAAGATTGCAAATAATTATTCCATTCAATGTATTGGTTTCTGGAATGAAAAAAAAGAGCTATATGTTGATGAGATTATTGATGAAAAAAACAAATCGGTTTTAAACCTTGACAGGCCGTGTCCCATCGAAAATTTTCCTCCTGAAGAATTTATGAAATATGTATTGGATGCTGATATAGAGGATATTGTATGGCTAATACCCGTGTCTACAACCAGCAGAGATTGGTGTATTATCGCATATATAGGTCCCTATAATAAGGCAAATCTCATACTTATGTATGACAGCTCGGTAGTTTTGTTTAATTTAATCGGTATTCTTCTAGACCATGATGTAGCAAACCAAAAGCTTAAGAATACTTTGGAAACATTGCAACAAACTCAGGAGCAGCTAATTCAGTCTGAGAAAATGGTTTCACTCGGAAGCCTTGTTGCGGGAGTGGCACATGAAATTAATACTCCCATTGGAGTCAGTGTCACTGCAGCGTCTTACATAAAGGATAGTTCATATAAATTCATGAAATTAACGGAGTCAGGAAAGCTTACACGCTCCCAATTGGAAAAGTTTGTTGCTACTAATACTGAAACCGCAGATATTTTACTTCTCAATCTAAGTAAAGCTTCTTACCTGGTTAATAGTTTTAAGCAGGTTGCCGTTGATCAATCCTGTGAGGAGAAGCGGTCCTTTAATGTAAAGGACTATGTAAATGAAGTGTTGTTAAGTCTAACACCTAATCTAAAAAAGACAAAGATTGCTATTGATATTGATTGTCCTGATGACCTTGAGATTTATAATTATCCTGGAGGTCTATCCCAGATATTGACCAATCTAGTTGTTAATTCTGTTATGCATGCCTTTGATGAAGATAAAAAAGGCATCATATCAATTAGGATATATAAATTTGAAAATGTAATGAATTTTATATACTCTGATAATGGGCATGGAATAGAAAAAGATAATATCAGTAAAATATTTGATCCGTTTTACACAACTAAAAGAGGCTCCGGAGGGACAGGCCTGGGGCTCAACATCGTTTACAACATAGTTACGCAGCAATATGGGGGAAGCATAAGATGTGAGAGTGTATCAGGAATCGGAACTACATTTACTATAAAGATTCCATTATAG